Proteins from one Mustela erminea isolate mMusErm1 chromosome 20, mMusErm1.Pri, whole genome shotgun sequence genomic window:
- the LOC116580735 gene encoding uncharacterized protein LOC116580735, which produces MGCWGTPTCPCARWSWLWRWVLISRRGWSAPLWGRTSVTVQEGPEEALGPAGRFQDPGGERGARLAGQPGAEPDRECLARKGGQRATSSACPTPLTRVPVTRPRSLSWGPRGSPESQVAGALGDAQTEPSLDQVLQERDEAIANRRAGFKPRVAVPATCRKQALEAELDTCKAKLRAVEAQLLEVLEEKLRLRQEVEAWEEDMQQLVRQRVESQLRRESRGTLGTPLGPRTARVPWVRFPLGRWGRWR; this is translated from the exons ATGGGGTGCTGGGGCACCCCCACCTGTCCATGTGCACGATGGTCCTGGCTCTGGCGCTGGGTTCTCATCTCCCGGCGTGGGTGGAGCGCCCCCTTGTGGGGGCGGACGAGTGTGACGGTACAGGAAGGGCCTGAGGAAGCTCTGGGCCCCGCAGGAAGGTTCCAGGAtccaggaggggagagaggggcccGGCTGGCCGGCCAGCCCGGGGCGGAGCCTGACAGGGAGTGCCTCGCCCGGAAGGGAGGGCAAAGGGCTACGTCGTCCGCCTGCCCCACCCCACTGACAAGAGTCCCAGTCACCCGACCACGCTCTCTGTCCTGGGGCCCTAGAGGG AGCCCAGAATCCCAAGTGGCTGGAGCACTGGGGGACGCCCAGACAGAGCCCTCGCTGGACCAAGTCCTCCAGGAGCGGGATGAGGCCATTGCCAA CAGACGCGCGGGGTTCAAGCCTCGTGTCGCTGTCCCCGCCACCTGCAGGAAGCAGGCACTGGAGGCCGAGCTGGACACATGCAAAGCCAAGTTGCGCGCCGTGGAGGCCCAGCTGCTGGAGGTCctggaggagaaactgaggctgaggcaGGAGGTGGAGGCCTGGGAG GAGGACATGCAGCAGCTGGTGAGGCAGCGGGTCGAGAGTCAGCTGCGGAGAGAGTCCAGGGGCACTCTGGGCACCCCCCTGGGCCCTCGAACTGCGAGGGTCCCCTGGGTCCGGTTCCCCCTGGGTCGGTGGGGACGCTGGCGATGA
- the ABHD11 gene encoding protein ABHD11 isoform X3, protein MLRWTRSWRLPLRGLGPCSLSFCRVPVAPNSSGRSGAEPRSVLLSYKLLDGEAARPALVFLHGLFGSKTNFSSIAKALAQQTGRRPELVERLIAVDISPVQTTPSSNFPSYMAAMRAVDIPDGVPRSSARKLADEQLSTVIQDLAERQFLLTNLVEAGGRFVWRVNLEALAQHLDKIMAFPPRQESYPGPTLFLLGGNSKYVLPSHHAEIRRLFPRAQMQTVPHAGHWVHADCPQDFVAAIRGFLA, encoded by the exons ATGCTCCGCTGGACCCGCTCCTGGAGGCTCCCCCTTAGGGGGCTCGGCCCCTGCAGCCTCAGCTTCTGCAGGGTGCCCGTCGCACCCAACAGCAGTGGCCGAAGCGGCGCCGAGCCGAG GTCGGTGCTGCTTTCCTACAAGCTTCTGGACGGAGAGGCGGCGCGCCCGGCCCTGGTGTTCCTGCACGGGCTCTTCGGCTCCAAGACCAACTTCAGCTCCATCGCCAAGGCCCTCGCCCAGCAGACCGGCCGAAGG CCGGAGTTGGTAGAACGCCTGATTGCTGTGGACATCAGCCCAGTGCAGACCACACCAAGCTCCAACTTCCCGTCCTACATGGCCGCCATGAGGGCTGTAGACATCCCGGATGGGGTGCCCCGCTCCTCTGCCCGAAAGCTGGCCGACGAGCAGCTCAGCACTGTTATCCAA GACTTGGCGGAGCGTCAGTTCCTGCTCACCAACCTAGTGGAGGCGGGTGGACGTTTCGTGTGGAGGGTGAACCTGGAAGCACTGGCCCAGCATTTGGACAAGATCATGGCTTTCCCACCACGACAAGAATCTTACCCTGGGCCAACCCTCTTCCTCCTGGGTGGAAACTCAAAATACGTGCT CCCCAGCCACCACGCTGAGATCAGGCGGCTCTTCCCACGAGCCCAGATGCAGACTGTGCCCCATGCCGGCCACTGGGTCCACGCCGACTGCCCCCAGGACTTTGTGGCTGCCATCCGAGGCTTCCTGGCCTAA
- the ABHD11 gene encoding protein ABHD11 isoform X1, producing MLRWTRSWRLPLRGLGPCSLSFCRVPVAPNSSGRSGAEPRSVLLSYKLLDGEAARPALVFLHGLFGSKTNFSSIAKALAQQTGRRVLTVDARNHGDSPHSPDVSYEAMSQDLQDLLPQLGLVPCVLIGHSMGGKTAMLLALQRPELVERLIAVDISPVQTTPSSNFPSYMAAMRAVDIPDGVPRSSARKLADEQLSTVIQDLAERQFLLTNLVEAGGRFVWRVNLEALAQHLDKIMAFPPRQESYPGPTLFLLGGNSKYVLPSHHAEIRRLFPRAQMQTVPHAGHWVHADCPQDFVAAIRGFLA from the exons ATGCTCCGCTGGACCCGCTCCTGGAGGCTCCCCCTTAGGGGGCTCGGCCCCTGCAGCCTCAGCTTCTGCAGGGTGCCCGTCGCACCCAACAGCAGTGGCCGAAGCGGCGCCGAGCCGAG GTCGGTGCTGCTTTCCTACAAGCTTCTGGACGGAGAGGCGGCGCGCCCGGCCCTGGTGTTCCTGCACGGGCTCTTCGGCTCCAAGACCAACTTCAGCTCCATCGCCAAGGCCCTCGCCCAGCAGACCGGCCGAAGG GTGCTCACGGTGGATGCACGGAACCATGGTGACAGCCCCCACAGCCCAGACGTGAGCTACGAGGCCATGAGCCAGGACCTGCAGGACCTCCTGCCCCAGCTGGGCCTCGTGCCCTGCGTCCTCATTGGCCACAGCATGGGAGGCAAGACGGCCATGTTGCTGGCACTCCAGAGG CCGGAGTTGGTAGAACGCCTGATTGCTGTGGACATCAGCCCAGTGCAGACCACACCAAGCTCCAACTTCCCGTCCTACATGGCCGCCATGAGGGCTGTAGACATCCCGGATGGGGTGCCCCGCTCCTCTGCCCGAAAGCTGGCCGACGAGCAGCTCAGCACTGTTATCCAA GACTTGGCGGAGCGTCAGTTCCTGCTCACCAACCTAGTGGAGGCGGGTGGACGTTTCGTGTGGAGGGTGAACCTGGAAGCACTGGCCCAGCATTTGGACAAGATCATGGCTTTCCCACCACGACAAGAATCTTACCCTGGGCCAACCCTCTTCCTCCTGGGTGGAAACTCAAAATACGTGCT CCCCAGCCACCACGCTGAGATCAGGCGGCTCTTCCCACGAGCCCAGATGCAGACTGTGCCCCATGCCGGCCACTGGGTCCACGCCGACTGCCCCCAGGACTTTGTGGCTGCCATCCGAGGCTTCCTGGCCTAA
- the ABHD11 gene encoding protein ABHD11 isoform X2 — protein sequence MLRWTRSWRLPLRGLGPCSLSFCRVPVAPNSSGRSGAEPRSVLLSYKLLDGEAARPALVFLHGLFGSKTNFSSIAKALAQQTGRRVLTVDARNHGDSPHSPDVSYEAMSQDLQDLLPQLGLVPCVLIGHSMGAGVGRTPDCCGHQPSADHTKLQLPVLHGRHEGCRHPGWGAPLLCPKAGRRAAQHCYPRLGGASVPAHQPSGGGWTFRVEGEPGSTGPAFGQDHGFPTTTRILPWANPLPPGWKLKIRAPQPPR from the exons ATGCTCCGCTGGACCCGCTCCTGGAGGCTCCCCCTTAGGGGGCTCGGCCCCTGCAGCCTCAGCTTCTGCAGGGTGCCCGTCGCACCCAACAGCAGTGGCCGAAGCGGCGCCGAGCCGAG GTCGGTGCTGCTTTCCTACAAGCTTCTGGACGGAGAGGCGGCGCGCCCGGCCCTGGTGTTCCTGCACGGGCTCTTCGGCTCCAAGACCAACTTCAGCTCCATCGCCAAGGCCCTCGCCCAGCAGACCGGCCGAAGG GTGCTCACGGTGGATGCACGGAACCATGGTGACAGCCCCCACAGCCCAGACGTGAGCTACGAGGCCATGAGCCAGGACCTGCAGGACCTCCTGCCCCAGCTGGGCCTCGTGCCCTGCGTCCTCATTGGCCACAGCATGGGAG CCGGAGTTGGTAGAACGCCTGATTGCTGTGGACATCAGCCCAGTGCAGACCACACCAAGCTCCAACTTCCCGTCCTACATGGCCGCCATGAGGGCTGTAGACATCCCGGATGGGGTGCCCCGCTCCTCTGCCCGAAAGCTGGCCGACGAGCAGCTCAGCACTGTTATCCAA GACTTGGCGGAGCGTCAGTTCCTGCTCACCAACCTAGTGGAGGCGGGTGGACGTTTCGTGTGGAGGGTGAACCTGGAAGCACTGGCCCAGCATTTGGACAAGATCATGGCTTTCCCACCACGACAAGAATCTTACCCTGGGCCAACCCTCTTCCTCCTGGGTGGAAACTCAAAATACGTGCT CCCCAGCCACCACGCTGA
- the CLDN3 gene encoding claudin-3, with protein sequence MSMGLEITGTSLAVLGWLSTIVCCALPMWRVTAFIGSSIITAQITWEGLWMNCVVQSTGQMQCKVYDSLLALPQDLQAARALIVVSILLAAFGLLVALVGAQCTNCVQDDTAKAKITIVAGVLFLLAAVLTLVPVSWSANTIIRDFYNPLVPDAQKREMGAGLYVGWAAAALQLLGGALLCCSCPPRDKKYAPTKILYSAPRSAGPATSTAYDRKDYV encoded by the coding sequence ATGTCCATGGGCCTGGAGATCACGGGCACCTCGCTGGCCGTGCTGGGCTGGCTGAGCACCATCGTGTGCTGCGCGCTGCCCATGTGGCGGGTGACGGCCTTCATCGGCAGCAGCATCATCACGGCGCAGATCACCTGGGAGGGCCTGTGGATGAACTGCGTGGTGCAGAGCACCGGCCAGATGCAGTGCAAGGTGTACGACTCGCTGCTGGCGCTGCCCCAGGACCTGCAGGCGGCCCGCGCCCTCATCGTCGTGTCCATCCTGCTGGCCGCCTTCGGGCTGCTCGTGGCGCTGGTGGGCGCCCAGTGCACCAACTGCGTGCAGGACGACACGGCCAAGGCCAAGATCACCATCGTGGCGGGCGTGCTCTTCCTGCTGGCCGCCGTGCTCACGCTGGTGCCGGTGTCCTGGTCGGCGAACACCATCATCCGGGACTTCTACAACCCGCTGGTGCCCGACGCGCAGAAGCGTGAGATGGGCGCGGGGCTGTACGTGGGCTGGGCGGCCGCCGCGCTGCAGCTGCTCGGGGGCGCGCTGCTCTGCTGCTCCTGCCCGCCGCGCGACAAGAAGTACGCGCCCACCAAGATCCTCTACTCGGCGCCGCGCTCCGCGGGCCCCGCCACCAGCACCGCCTACGACCGCAAGGACTACGTCTGA